The DNA sequence TACCTCCATGAGGGGATGGATTTTCAGGTAATTTCTAGTTGTCCTGGGCCCTTTACGCGTTGAACCACCTATGCAGCTCATTATAAAGAATTCTGAGCATTCAGAATTATAGTGTTCATTCTACTTCCACTGATTATTTAACATTGTTTCCAATTTTCATCTCTGGCACAGATTATCTTTAGGGATTTCAAGTCTTCAAACATACTGTTAGATGAACAATGGAATGCAAAGTTGTCAGACTTCGGTATGGCCAGACTTGGGCCTTCAGATGGATTGAGCCACGTCTCTACCGCGGTATGTTCACATATATGCACAAGATTATGCTTACATAACCTCAGAATTAACTTTCTATTATAGTGAATGTCATGTAAGTGAAACGGATGGCTGACTTGCCAAAATCAGTTGTCGCGAACTATGATCTTATACATTAAATTACTTCCTGTAGTTTCTTTCTAACTTGCCAAAATAACTTTCCAATTGATCATATTTTTATAGGTTGTTGGAACAGTAGGATATGCAGCTCCTGAATACATTCAAACTGGGCATCTCACGTCGAAAAGTGATGTGTGGAGTTATGGAATTTTCCTTTTAGAACTCATTACAGGCAGACGACCTGTGGACAGAAACCGACCCAAGAACGAGCAAAAACTCATGGAATGGGTGAGGCCACACCTCTCTTCCGATCCAAAAAAGTTCCAGTTGATTTTGGATCCAAGGCTTGAAGGAAAGTATTCCCTCAAGGCGGCCCAAAAACTAGCAACTGTGGCCAGCCGGTGCTTGGTGCGAGCGCCTAAATCACGCCCCAAAATGAGTGAAGTCTTGGAGATGGTGAACCGAATTATGGAGACGACAGATATGGGAAGCCCGGAACTCCCTTTACACAATGTGGACTCAAAAGAAGATTATTTCGCAGAATCCAAAAGAGAGAGTTTGATGAGGAGGCTTGTGGATCCATTCATCGGAGAGAACTGTTGCTTTAATTGGCTAATAGGGAGACCAAAGATTGTAAATCCTTGTTGAAGGAAGTTGAGGAGCATACTGG is a window from the Pyrus communis chromosome 16, drPyrComm1.1, whole genome shotgun sequence genome containing:
- the LOC137720659 gene encoding serine/threonine-protein kinase PCRK1-like; the encoded protein is MKCFNNFYNREKDDEPKSPKSISTRSASSFFSLDRDPRKSSSEFNSQNATAELSTTSSAKSFAALSQRQSNNLREFTCSELKAATKNFSLSLMLGEGGFGGVYRGHIQRTDDQHQRLDVAVKQLSKRGFQGHKEWVTEVNVLGVVVHPNLVKLLGYCAEDDERGIQRLLVYEYMPNRSVQDHLSSRFQIALPWGTRMKIAQDTARGLAYLHEGMDFQIIFRDFKSSNILLDEQWNAKLSDFGMARLGPSDGLSHVSTAVVGTVGYAAPEYIQTGHLTSKSDVWSYGIFLLELITGRRPVDRNRPKNEQKLMEWVRPHLSSDPKKFQLILDPRLEGKYSLKAAQKLATVASRCLVRAPKSRPKMSEVLEMVNRIMETTDMGSPELPLHNVDSKEDYFAESKRESLMRRLVDPFIGENCCFNWLIGRPKIVNPC